The following are from one region of the Sulfurimonas sp. C5 genome:
- a CDS encoding ATP-dependent Clp protease proteolytic subunit produces MSYIPYVIEKTGRGERSYDIYSRLLKDRIVMLSGEVNDAVASTIVAQLLFLEA; encoded by the coding sequence ATGAGTTATATTCCATACGTAATTGAGAAAACTGGACGAGGCGAGAGAAGCTACGATATCTATTCAAGATTATTAAAAGACAGAATCGTAATGCTAAGCGGAGAAGTGAACGACGCAGTAGCTTCAACAATCGTAGCACAACTTCTTTTTTTAGAAGC